One part of the Candidatus Tumulicola sp. genome encodes these proteins:
- a CDS encoding undecaprenyl-diphosphate phosphatase: MSIVQAIALGLIQGVAELFPISSAAHTLLISALLGWTPPSLPFVVMLHFGTFLAVLVYFARDFWQLVVGFFTGFVQRFAHPYQRLALLIVTGSIPLAILGWLLEKRLEPLFGKPLFAAVCLLVTGLVLFAVERLPQGSGVAERLPFWRAFWVGVSQVAGLVPGGSRSGFSIAAGMLAGLTREQAARFSFLLAGPAILGATIFELRKIVHHTPGAAAAEPTQSIAIGFIVAFVSGLIAIRFFMRFVDQHRLTPFAVYCWVFGLAMIGVFLLRAHHGA, translated from the coding sequence ATGTCGATCGTTCAGGCGATCGCGCTAGGGCTTATCCAAGGCGTCGCGGAGCTGTTCCCGATCAGCAGTGCCGCGCATACGCTGTTGATCTCCGCGCTGCTCGGCTGGACGCCGCCGAGTTTGCCATTCGTCGTGATGCTGCACTTCGGAACGTTCTTGGCGGTCTTGGTCTATTTCGCGCGCGATTTCTGGCAACTCGTGGTCGGATTCTTCACCGGATTCGTGCAGCGATTCGCGCACCCGTACCAACGCCTGGCGCTGCTCATCGTCACGGGCAGCATCCCGCTTGCGATTCTCGGCTGGCTCTTGGAAAAGCGCCTGGAGCCGCTGTTCGGCAAACCGCTCTTCGCGGCGGTATGCCTGCTGGTGACCGGACTGGTGTTGTTCGCGGTAGAGCGCTTGCCCCAAGGATCGGGCGTGGCCGAGCGCCTGCCGTTTTGGCGCGCGTTTTGGGTGGGGGTCAGCCAGGTCGCAGGCTTAGTGCCGGGCGGCTCGCGCTCCGGTTTTTCGATCGCCGCGGGCATGCTCGCGGGTCTGACCCGCGAACAAGCGGCTCGTTTTTCGTTCCTGCTGGCAGGCCCGGCCATTCTCGGCGCGACGATTTTCGAGCTGCGCAAGATCGTGCATCACACGCCCGGCGCGGCCGCCGCTGAACCGACGCAGAGCATCGCCATCGGTTTCATCGTCGCCTTCGTGTCGGGGCTGATCGCCATCCGCTTCTTCATGCGCTTCGTGGACCAGCATCGCCTGACACCGTTTGCGGTCTATTGCTGGGTTTTCGGCCTGGCCATGATCGGGGTGTTCCTGCTCCGCGCCCACCACGGGGCCTGA
- a CDS encoding energy transducer TonB, producing the protein MIPPKRQDDTGTPAPATPTDASPGPSIGTPAPAPATPGSSADDGTYKDAMFLNKVSPAYPDFCKESGIQGVVIVLVTLGPDGRVLDARVEQPAGCGALDQAALEAARKSTYTAPMVNGKPATQTYRIVYTFQMGD; encoded by the coding sequence GTGATCCCGCCTAAACGGCAGGACGACACGGGTACGCCTGCGCCGGCGACCCCGACCGATGCGTCACCCGGCCCATCGATTGGAACGCCGGCGCCGGCGCCGGCGACGCCGGGAAGTTCGGCGGACGACGGCACGTACAAGGACGCGATGTTCCTCAACAAAGTCTCACCGGCGTACCCCGATTTCTGCAAGGAAAGCGGTATCCAAGGCGTCGTGATCGTGCTCGTGACGCTTGGTCCCGATGGTCGCGTGCTCGATGCGCGCGTCGAGCAGCCGGCGGGCTGCGGCGCGTTGGATCAAGCGGCACTGGAAGCGGCTCGCAAGAGCACCTACACAGCGCCGATGGTCAACGGCAAGCCGGCTACGCAGACGTATCGCATCGTCTATACTTTCCAAATGGGGGATTGA
- a CDS encoding biopolymer transporter ExbD, with protein sequence MKPLTSAELPILAEINITPFTDVLLVLLVIFMILAALATPPGFQKQMTSPAGHGPPPLCRHQIDISVHANGSVWIEGRRIALAALYPEIASTVRFHDDHKRQGYCRHIALLGDSKTDYNLILKVLDAARAAQDDDVGLVVQH encoded by the coding sequence ATGAAGCCGCTGACATCAGCTGAACTGCCCATCCTCGCCGAGATCAACATCACGCCGTTCACCGACGTACTGCTGGTCTTGCTCGTCATCTTCATGATCCTGGCGGCGCTTGCGACGCCGCCGGGATTCCAGAAACAAATGACGAGCCCCGCTGGTCACGGTCCGCCGCCACTTTGCCGGCATCAGATCGACATCTCTGTCCACGCGAACGGGAGCGTCTGGATCGAAGGGCGCCGGATCGCGCTTGCCGCGCTGTACCCGGAGATCGCTTCAACGGTTCGGTTCCACGATGATCACAAGCGACAAGGCTATTGTCGTCACATCGCGCTGCTGGGCGATTCGAAAACGGACTACAACCTGATCTTGAAGGTGCTCGATGCCGCTCGTGCGGCACAGGACGACGACGTCGGTTTGGTCGTGCAACACTAG
- the moaC gene encoding cyclic pyranopterin monophosphate synthase MoaC codes for MKSRRRLSHVRPDGSVRMVDVGAKPATARTAVAEAVVRMTPGAMRALRRGTSKKGDALTTAQIAGIAAAKKTADLIPLCHPLALTHVDVACTMNRDDSVSVRCTATCNGPTGVEMEALTGAAVAALTLYDMCKAIDRSITIENVRLLEKSGGRSGRYKRS; via the coding sequence ATGAAATCGCGCCGGCGTTTGAGCCACGTCCGCCCCGACGGCTCGGTGCGCATGGTGGACGTCGGCGCTAAGCCGGCGACCGCGCGCACGGCGGTCGCCGAGGCGGTCGTGCGCATGACACCGGGAGCGATGCGCGCGTTGCGTCGCGGTACGTCGAAAAAGGGTGACGCGCTCACGACTGCTCAGATCGCCGGCATCGCCGCGGCGAAAAAGACGGCTGACCTGATCCCGCTTTGCCATCCACTCGCCCTCACCCACGTCGATGTCGCGTGCACGATGAACCGCGACGATTCGGTCAGCGTGAGATGCACGGCGACGTGCAACGGCCCGACCGGCGTCGAAATGGAGGCGCTCACCGGTGCGGCTGTCGCAGCGCTGACGCTGTACGACATGTGCAAGGCGATAGATCGAAGCATCACGATTGAAAACGTGCGCCTGCTCGAGAAGAGCGGCGGACGCAGCGGACGGTACAAGCGCTCGTGA
- a CDS encoding MogA/MoaB family molybdenum cofactor biosynthesis protein — MNARAAGRPWRFALVVLSDKAARGERQDDCLAIMRAGLPAGSDVVAERILADDRPGIEALLIDLCDKSDVDCVLTSGGTGLGPRDNTPQATLAVADYEVPGLAEAMRAASLGHVRTAMLSRAVAAVRRATLIVNLPGSPKGTRETLAVIVDVIPHALALLRGELTEHAPS; from the coding sequence GTGAACGCGCGCGCGGCCGGCCGGCCTTGGCGTTTCGCGTTGGTCGTGCTCTCAGATAAAGCGGCGCGCGGCGAGCGTCAAGACGATTGTCTGGCGATCATGCGAGCGGGCCTTCCCGCGGGCAGCGACGTCGTCGCTGAACGCATCCTCGCCGACGATCGCCCGGGCATCGAAGCGCTTTTGATCGATCTCTGCGATAAGTCCGATGTCGATTGCGTGCTCACGAGCGGCGGCACCGGCCTAGGTCCGCGCGACAACACGCCACAAGCAACGCTTGCCGTCGCGGATTACGAAGTCCCCGGTTTGGCCGAAGCGATGCGCGCGGCGAGTCTTGGGCACGTGCGCACCGCGATGTTGTCACGCGCGGTCGCAGCTGTACGGCGCGCTACCCTCATCGTCAACTTGCCGGGAAGTCCAAAGGGCACTCGCGAAACGCTAGCCGTGATTGTGGACGTGATACCGCACGCGCTCGCGCTGCTCCGCGGCGAACTAACCGAACACGCGCCAAGTTAG
- a CDS encoding folylpolyglutamate synthase/dihydrofolate synthase family protein, protein MNFAIAQRILQTSANESVSRRHPGRLDRMRAFLGLIGNPERWGPSIHVGGTAGKGSTASMCAAILTAAGYKVGLHTKPHLRSETERARIDGIAISEDRFAQILESMLPAIEHMELTEFGRPSYFEVLVALAFKYFAEERVDIAVIEVGLGGTLDGTNVISPLVSVLTNVGMDHADVLGDTIEAIATDKAGIIKSATPVITAADHPDALRVIRAVAVERAAPLLLVREAARIEPRTGAAYSEAFAVRTARREYDIALPVMGEFQLTNTATAILACEQIESRFPFEAAAVERGLAELALPGRMEFYPSSPSLLFDVAHNAEKAAALRDGLRRHFSGRRLVFVVAIAEGKDAAHMLDAWSELPAHFIFTAFDVSHRQPLPPRTLVNMAEQRGQVARAVEDPIEALALARRMATTHDLVVVTGSTFLVARLREWFLDNSGAHDRARV, encoded by the coding sequence GTGAACTTCGCCATCGCACAACGGATACTGCAGACCTCTGCGAACGAAAGTGTGTCGCGCCGCCACCCAGGCCGGCTCGATCGCATGCGCGCGTTCCTCGGCCTCATCGGCAACCCCGAGCGGTGGGGGCCATCGATTCACGTCGGCGGCACCGCGGGCAAAGGCTCGACCGCATCCATGTGCGCGGCCATCCTCACCGCCGCCGGCTACAAAGTCGGCTTGCACACCAAGCCGCACCTTCGCTCCGAAACCGAGCGCGCGCGTATCGACGGCATCGCTATCAGCGAAGATCGATTCGCGCAAATCCTGGAGAGCATGCTGCCCGCCATCGAGCACATGGAGCTCACCGAGTTCGGCCGCCCGTCGTATTTCGAAGTGCTCGTCGCGCTCGCATTCAAGTATTTCGCCGAGGAGCGGGTCGACATCGCCGTGATCGAAGTCGGCCTCGGCGGCACCCTGGATGGTACCAACGTGATCTCGCCGCTCGTCTCGGTCTTGACCAACGTGGGGATGGATCACGCGGACGTGCTGGGAGACACGATCGAGGCGATCGCCACCGACAAGGCCGGCATTATCAAGAGCGCCACGCCTGTCATCACCGCGGCCGACCATCCGGACGCTTTGCGCGTGATTCGCGCCGTCGCCGTTGAGCGCGCAGCGCCGCTCTTGCTGGTGCGGGAAGCGGCGCGCATCGAACCGCGCACAGGCGCGGCGTACTCGGAGGCGTTCGCGGTCCGCACAGCGCGCCGAGAGTACGACATCGCGTTGCCGGTCATGGGCGAGTTCCAGTTGACCAACACCGCGACGGCCATTCTCGCATGTGAACAAATCGAGAGCCGATTCCCATTCGAGGCCGCGGCCGTGGAACGCGGTCTCGCGGAATTGGCGCTGCCCGGCCGGATGGAATTCTATCCGTCCAGCCCCTCGCTGCTTTTCGACGTCGCGCACAACGCCGAGAAGGCCGCCGCACTGCGCGACGGGCTGCGCCGCCATTTCTCAGGCCGACGCCTCGTCTTCGTGGTCGCGATCGCCGAGGGCAAAGACGCGGCGCACATGCTCGATGCGTGGTCCGAACTCCCGGCCCACTTCATCTTCACGGCGTTCGATGTTTCGCACCGTCAGCCGCTTCCGCCGCGCACCCTCGTCAACATGGCAGAGCAGCGCGGACAAGTCGCGCGTGCCGTAGAGGACCCGATCGAGGCGCTGGCGCTGGCGCGACGCATGGCAACCACCCACGACCTGGTCGTCGTCACCGGGTCGACGTTCCTCGTCGCCCGGTTGCGCGAGTGGTTTCTCGATAATTCCGGAGCGCACGATCGTGCCCGCGTTTAA
- the folP gene encoding dihydropteroate synthase, producing MPAFKRDAPLAPLDVRGSTFAWGSRTYIMGVINATPDSFSGDGTGDDVDRAVEQARAFAQAGCDIIDIGGESTRPGYSPVSESIERARVIPVIKGVRATTDLPISIDTFKPSVAGAALEAGADMLNCVWGAMPGIIGIAAATAAPLIIMHNRAKAEYEGDVVAEVIESLERDAGDAIAAGCKAERIIVDPGIGFGKTAEHNIEILGRLLEFVARLHHPLLVGTSRKSFIGKITGLPVDQRVFGTAASVALAIASGADIVRVHDVAAMRGVVDVADAICRGSLRAARV from the coding sequence GTGCCCGCGTTTAAACGAGACGCTCCACTCGCGCCGCTGGACGTGCGCGGGAGCACCTTCGCGTGGGGCTCGCGCACGTATATCATGGGCGTCATCAACGCGACGCCCGACTCATTCTCGGGAGACGGCACCGGCGACGACGTGGATCGTGCCGTGGAGCAGGCGCGCGCCTTCGCGCAAGCGGGCTGCGACATCATCGACATCGGCGGCGAATCCACGCGACCGGGGTACTCACCGGTTTCGGAATCGATCGAACGGGCACGCGTGATTCCGGTCATCAAGGGCGTGCGCGCGACGACGGACCTGCCGATCTCGATCGACACTTTCAAACCGAGCGTGGCTGGCGCCGCGCTCGAGGCCGGCGCGGACATGCTTAATTGCGTGTGGGGCGCGATGCCGGGGATCATCGGCATCGCCGCTGCGACGGCTGCACCGCTCATCATCATGCACAACCGCGCGAAGGCGGAGTACGAGGGCGACGTCGTCGCCGAGGTGATCGAGTCACTCGAACGCGACGCAGGAGATGCTATCGCCGCCGGATGCAAGGCGGAGCGGATCATCGTCGACCCGGGCATCGGTTTCGGCAAGACGGCGGAGCACAATATCGAGATACTAGGCCGCCTACTCGAGTTCGTAGCGCGGCTGCATCACCCGCTGCTCGTCGGCACCTCGCGCAAATCGTTCATCGGCAAGATCACCGGCTTGCCCGTCGATCAACGCGTCTTCGGAACGGCGGCCTCCGTCGCGCTGGCCATCGCAAGCGGCGCCGATATCGTACGCGTCCACGACGTTGCCGCGATGCGCGGCGTCGTCGACGTCGCTGACGCGATTTGCCGCGGTTCGCTGCGCGCGGCGCGCGTATGA
- the folB gene encoding dihydroneopterin aldolase: protein MTHARDRIRISGMRFWGKHGAAPGERERQQPIDVDVELHIDCEPAAKSDDLNDTVDYDRIFHHCEAIVTQRSFTLLEALAAACLSEILADERISEATIRVRKPRLLDGATPEVELTRSR from the coding sequence ATGACACACGCCCGGGATCGCATTCGCATCAGCGGGATGCGCTTTTGGGGCAAGCACGGCGCAGCTCCGGGCGAACGAGAGCGCCAGCAGCCCATCGACGTCGATGTCGAGCTCCACATCGATTGCGAACCGGCGGCAAAATCGGATGACCTCAATGACACGGTGGATTACGACCGCATTTTTCACCACTGCGAGGCGATCGTCACGCAGCGCTCGTTCACATTGCTCGAGGCGCTTGCTGCGGCGTGCCTGAGCGAGATTCTCGCAGACGAGCGCATCAGCGAGGCGACGATTCGCGTGCGCAAGCCGCGCCTGCTGGACGGGGCCACGCCCGAAGTCGAACTGACCCGCAGCCGTTGA
- the accC gene encoding acetyl-CoA carboxylase biotin carboxylase subunit — MVFDKVLIANRGEIALRVIRACKELGCKTVAVFSEADRDSLHTRLADEAYCIGPAQASRSYLNIPNIISAAEVAGADAIHPGYGFLAENANFAEICTSHGFKFIGPAASAIALMGDKASAKRRMHEAGVPVIPGSGIIDSDKDATRFCAEAGYPVLIKATAGGGGKGMRIVGREADLSAGVAAASGEAQAAFGDGRVYIEKLLLRPRHIEVQVLADEFGHVVHVGERDCSMQKPGHQKLLEEALAPNLDPSVRAELCAAAVKASRAADYANAGTLEFLVAEDGGFYFMEMNTRIQVEHPITEVVYGIDLVQWQIRIASGERLTLRQEDLVPRAHAIECRINAEDVDNKFRPASGKLGLVEMPGGPGIRVDTDLYSGAEVPPFYDSLLAKIIAFDRDREGALARMRRALTETEINGVATTVGLHQRILAAPTFIAGKTYVTWLREELLQPAPVGV, encoded by the coding sequence ATGGTGTTCGACAAAGTCCTGATCGCCAACCGAGGAGAGATCGCACTGCGCGTCATTCGCGCGTGCAAGGAACTCGGCTGCAAGACCGTCGCCGTCTTTTCGGAAGCGGATCGCGACTCGCTGCACACCCGTCTGGCTGACGAGGCGTACTGCATCGGTCCGGCCCAGGCGTCGCGCTCCTACCTCAACATCCCGAACATCATCAGCGCGGCCGAGGTGGCCGGCGCCGATGCGATCCATCCCGGCTACGGCTTCCTCGCCGAGAACGCGAACTTCGCGGAGATCTGCACGTCGCACGGCTTCAAGTTCATCGGACCGGCCGCATCCGCGATCGCGCTCATGGGCGACAAGGCATCGGCGAAGCGCCGCATGCACGAGGCGGGGGTACCCGTCATTCCCGGCTCCGGCATCATCGATTCCGATAAAGACGCAACGCGCTTTTGCGCAGAGGCGGGCTACCCCGTGCTCATCAAGGCGACCGCAGGCGGTGGCGGCAAGGGCATGCGCATCGTCGGGCGTGAGGCCGATCTGTCGGCCGGCGTCGCCGCAGCGAGCGGCGAGGCGCAAGCCGCGTTCGGCGATGGCCGCGTGTACATCGAAAAGCTCCTGCTGCGCCCACGCCACATCGAAGTGCAAGTACTGGCCGATGAATTCGGGCACGTCGTGCACGTCGGCGAGCGCGATTGCTCCATGCAAAAACCCGGCCATCAAAAACTGCTCGAAGAAGCGCTCGCGCCCAATCTCGATCCCAGCGTGCGCGCTGAGCTGTGCGCCGCTGCGGTCAAGGCATCGCGCGCCGCGGATTACGCCAACGCCGGCACGCTCGAGTTCCTCGTCGCGGAAGACGGCGGCTTCTACTTCATGGAGATGAACACGCGCATCCAGGTCGAGCATCCGATCACCGAGGTGGTCTATGGCATCGACCTGGTGCAATGGCAGATCCGTATCGCCTCGGGCGAGCGGCTCACGCTGCGGCAAGAGGATCTCGTGCCGCGCGCTCACGCGATCGAGTGCCGCATCAACGCAGAAGACGTGGACAACAAATTCCGGCCCGCTTCCGGCAAGCTCGGTCTGGTCGAGATGCCCGGCGGACCGGGCATCCGCGTGGACACAGACCTGTACTCAGGCGCTGAGGTGCCGCCGTTCTACGACTCGTTGCTGGCGAAGATCATCGCATTCGATCGCGATCGAGAGGGCGCGCTGGCGCGCATGCGGCGCGCGCTGACCGAAACGGAGATCAACGGCGTGGCGACCACCGTCGGGCTGCATCAGCGCATCCTCGCCGCGCCGACGTTCATCGCGGGCAAGACCTACGTGACCTGGCTGCGCGAGGAACTGCTGCAACCCGCGCCCGTCGGCGTGTAG
- the nusB gene encoding transcription antitermination factor NusB yields MALERREHRIALEILYAAVIGKAPLEEALEQARSGVGVFGRGDEAAREDPYEPVYPAVDQRVDAPKPTDWDLVESLVRGTLEHRSELEARIEPLLKRWTLERVSGVDKLIMLLAAYELCYRADMQTTAIINHAVELAHRLSTERSGEFVNGVLDALAKTPKS; encoded by the coding sequence ATGGCGCTCGAACGTCGCGAACATCGCATCGCGCTTGAGATACTGTACGCCGCGGTCATCGGCAAGGCGCCGCTCGAGGAAGCGCTCGAGCAGGCGCGCAGCGGGGTCGGTGTCTTTGGGCGGGGCGATGAGGCCGCGCGCGAAGATCCCTACGAACCGGTATACCCGGCCGTCGACCAACGCGTCGACGCGCCGAAGCCCACCGACTGGGATCTCGTGGAATCGCTGGTCCGCGGCACGCTCGAGCACCGAAGCGAGCTCGAGGCGCGCATCGAACCGTTGCTGAAGCGCTGGACGCTTGAGCGAGTGTCAGGCGTGGACAAGCTCATCATGCTGCTTGCCGCATACGAGCTGTGCTACCGCGCCGACATGCAGACGACGGCCATCATCAACCACGCGGTCGAGCTCGCACACCGTCTGTCCACCGAGCGCAGCGGCGAGTTCGTGAACGGCGTGCTCGACGCGCTCGCGAAGACGCCTAAATCATGA
- a CDS encoding PBP1A family penicillin-binding protein: MKRRNQARLRTILLVLTLVLLVGILAGVGTVVGLVSAYGQNLPNIDRLADVAPSTTTTRILARDGTLLARLYDKNRVYVPITEIAPVMKQAMVASEDERFYEHRGVDMRGVIRAAVADFRHEQLTQGASTITQQLARTLFLNQRQTIARKAQEALLAIELERYYTKDEILERYLNLIYFGAGAYGVQAASHAYFGKDASKLTLPEAAMLSGIVAAPSLYSPYENLTAAKERQQRVLDRMVSLGEITQAQADEAAAQKLRFIGSAPTGVDAYRYPYFTTYVVDQLYKQFGTDQVLRGGLTVYTTLNPKLQKIGQDAVTQLVEQGRSEGYGMHEGALVAEDPRSGEILAMIGGIGFSQKNQFNRAWQARRQPGSSFKGYVYSTAVDRGTPVSTIYQDAPVTYAAGDGSDYSPLDDDHRYLGSINLRTAFALSRNIVAVKLANDIGISNVVDYAHRMGITEDLEADLSLALGTAVVSPLDMASGFSTIANGGVYTPPVAIRYVTDRFGSTVLDNRFPQRHVALSSGAAYIMTTLMQSVIEEGTGYPNAIIGRPAAGKTGTTSSFRDAWFIGFVPQLTAAVWVGNDDYTRMYESYGGNVPARTWARFMKAALAGVKPQDFEVPPDVAKVRVCGGGNFRAPAGAGGRTEWFLPGTEPLAYCTAPKPSPSASPGLTPATDQSATDQPVAQPSPSP; the protein is encoded by the coding sequence ATGAAGCGCAGAAACCAAGCGCGACTGCGCACCATCCTTCTGGTCCTGACGCTCGTGCTCTTAGTCGGCATTCTCGCCGGCGTCGGCACAGTGGTCGGGCTGGTCTCGGCATACGGTCAGAACCTGCCCAACATCGACCGCTTAGCAGACGTCGCACCCTCCACCACCACCACACGCATCCTCGCGCGCGACGGCACGCTGCTGGCCCGGCTCTACGATAAGAATCGCGTCTACGTGCCGATCACGGAGATCGCGCCGGTCATGAAACAAGCGATGGTCGCCAGCGAAGACGAGCGCTTCTACGAGCACCGTGGCGTCGACATGCGCGGCGTCATCCGGGCGGCCGTTGCGGATTTCCGGCACGAACAGTTGACGCAGGGCGCCAGCACCATCACGCAGCAGCTCGCGCGCACGCTGTTCTTGAATCAGCGCCAGACGATCGCGCGCAAGGCCCAGGAAGCGCTGCTCGCCATCGAGCTCGAGCGCTATTACACCAAGGATGAAATCCTCGAGCGCTATCTCAATCTGATCTACTTCGGCGCGGGCGCCTACGGCGTGCAAGCCGCGAGTCATGCCTACTTCGGCAAGGACGCTTCCAAACTCACGCTGCCCGAAGCCGCGATGCTCTCCGGCATCGTCGCGGCGCCGTCGCTTTACTCGCCATACGAGAATCTCACAGCCGCCAAGGAGCGTCAGCAGCGCGTGCTGGATCGCATGGTATCGCTCGGCGAGATCACGCAGGCGCAAGCCGACGAAGCGGCCGCGCAAAAACTGCGCTTCATCGGGTCGGCGCCGACCGGCGTCGATGCGTATCGCTATCCGTACTTCACGACGTACGTCGTGGACCAACTCTACAAGCAGTTCGGCACCGATCAAGTGCTGCGCGGCGGGCTCACCGTGTATACCACGCTCAATCCGAAGCTGCAGAAGATCGGTCAAGATGCGGTGACCCAACTGGTCGAGCAGGGCCGCAGCGAAGGCTACGGCATGCATGAGGGGGCGCTGGTGGCGGAGGATCCGCGCAGCGGCGAGATCCTGGCCATGATCGGCGGCATCGGGTTCTCGCAGAAAAATCAGTTCAATCGCGCGTGGCAGGCGCGCCGCCAACCCGGCTCTTCCTTTAAAGGCTACGTCTACTCGACCGCCGTTGACCGCGGCACACCCGTCTCCACGATCTACCAAGACGCGCCGGTCACCTATGCGGCCGGCGACGGCTCAGACTACAGTCCGCTGGATGACGATCATCGCTACCTCGGGTCCATCAATCTGCGCACAGCATTCGCGTTGTCGCGCAACATCGTGGCGGTGAAGCTCGCCAACGACATCGGCATCTCCAATGTTGTGGACTACGCGCACCGCATGGGAATCACGGAGGACCTAGAAGCCGATCTGTCGCTGGCGCTGGGCACCGCCGTGGTCTCGCCGCTCGACATGGCCTCTGGTTTCTCCACGATCGCCAACGGCGGCGTCTACACGCCGCCGGTCGCCATCCGCTACGTCACCGACCGCTTCGGCTCCACCGTCCTGGACAATCGTTTCCCGCAACGCCACGTCGCTTTGTCCTCGGGCGCGGCATACATCATGACGACGCTCATGCAAAGCGTGATCGAGGAGGGCACGGGCTACCCCAACGCGATCATCGGGCGTCCGGCGGCCGGCAAGACCGGGACGACGTCGAGCTTTCGCGACGCGTGGTTCATCGGGTTCGTGCCCCAGTTGACGGCGGCCGTTTGGGTGGGGAATGACGACTACACGCGCATGTACGAGTCGTATGGCGGTAATGTTCCCGCGCGCACCTGGGCGCGTTTCATGAAAGCCGCGCTCGCCGGTGTGAAGCCGCAAGACTTCGAGGTGCCGCCCGACGTCGCAAAAGTCCGCGTCTGCGGTGGCGGCAATTTCCGCGCGCCAGCCGGCGCCGGCGGCAGAACCGAGTGGTTCTTGCCCGGCACCGAGCCGCTCGCCTATTGCACGGCGCCGAAACCTTCGCCCTCGGCCTCGCCGGGATTGACGCCCGCTACGGATCAGTCCGCTACGGATCAGCCTGTTGCTCAGCCTTCACCTTCGCCCTGA
- the xseA gene encoding exodeoxyribonuclease VII large subunit, producing the protein MLSLHLRPDAPALTVSELSRAIANALRDRFPFAVRVVGEASRISFSESGHVYFRLKDANAVIECLVWRETAEQLDVRSLLNEGAAVEIFGEVRTYPKRSEYQVVVGSILPVGLGALYRRLEQLKVKLRDEGLFDETRKRRLPSFIQRVAVVTSRNADALQDFIETARARGAHVSILLVHAPVQGELAAPEIARAVRRAGRLNVDAVVVTRGGGSLEDLWAFNTEVVARAIAACARPVISAVGHESDITIADLVADVRAATPTAAAVLVAAERNALLTRLAELARSLRRLLVRRSMDSAQALDGLVRALQRGDPRRRLAEMSRRALEAQRRLRRAIEARLREGRASVEACASTLEALSPSSALQRGYAIVFDKQHGVVTDAARTKVGDPLAIMLKRGKLDATVTAKKEKHDQDDLS; encoded by the coding sequence TTGCTCAGCCTTCACCTTCGCCCTGACGCGCCGGCGCTAACGGTCAGCGAGCTTTCGCGGGCGATCGCGAATGCGCTGCGCGATCGTTTTCCGTTTGCGGTGCGGGTCGTCGGTGAAGCCTCGCGCATCTCGTTCAGCGAGAGCGGGCATGTCTATTTCCGGTTGAAAGATGCCAACGCCGTCATCGAGTGTTTGGTGTGGCGCGAGACCGCCGAGCAGCTCGACGTGCGCTCTTTGTTGAACGAAGGCGCTGCGGTCGAGATCTTCGGCGAGGTCCGCACGTATCCCAAACGCAGCGAGTATCAGGTGGTCGTGGGGTCCATCCTTCCAGTCGGGCTGGGCGCACTGTACCGCCGCCTGGAGCAGCTCAAGGTCAAGCTGCGCGATGAAGGCCTGTTCGACGAGACCCGCAAGCGACGGCTTCCTTCATTTATACAGCGGGTGGCGGTGGTGACCAGCCGCAACGCTGACGCGCTGCAGGACTTCATCGAGACGGCCCGCGCGCGCGGGGCTCACGTTTCGATTTTGCTCGTCCATGCGCCGGTGCAGGGCGAACTGGCCGCGCCCGAGATCGCGCGCGCCGTGCGCCGTGCCGGCCGCCTAAACGTCGATGCAGTGGTGGTGACGCGCGGCGGCGGCTCGCTGGAAGATCTGTGGGCGTTCAACACGGAGGTCGTCGCGCGGGCGATAGCGGCCTGCGCCCGGCCGGTGATCAGCGCCGTCGGACACGAAAGCGACATCACCATCGCTGACCTCGTCGCGGACGTGCGCGCGGCGACGCCCACCGCCGCCGCCGTCCTCGTCGCCGCAGAGCGCAACGCGCTGTTGACGCGGCTCGCCGAGCTAGCACGAAGTCTTCGGCGGCTGCTCGTGCGCCGCTCGATGGATTCCGCGCAGGCCCTCGACGGTCTCGTGCGCGCACTGCAGCGCGGCGACCCGCGACGACGCCTCGCCGAAATGAGCCGGCGGGCTTTGGAAGCGCAGCGCCGCCTGCGTCGCGCGATCGAGGCGCGCTTGCGGGAGGGCCGCGCGAGCGTCGAAGCTTGCGCCTCGACGCTTGAGGCGCTTTCTCCGAGCAGCGCGCTGCAGCGTGGATACGCGATCGTGTTCGACAAGCAGCACGGCGTCGTCACCGATGCCGCTCGAACGAAGGTCGGCGACCCGCTTGCGATCATGTTGAAACGCGGAAAGTTGGACGCGACCGTAACGGCGAAAAAGGAAAAGCATGACCAAGACGACCTCTCATGA